Within Deltaproteobacteria bacterium, the genomic segment TGAGCGATCACTACAGCGTGCTCATGGCCGGCCGCGCGCTCTACGGGCGCCTGCTGCGCTGGGGCGTGCGCGTCCACGAGTGGCAGAACCGGATCTTCCACGCCAAGACCGCGGTCATCGACGGCTGCTGGGGCACCATGGGCAGCTTCAACCTCGATCGCTGGAGCCTGCACTTCTCGCACGAGCTCAACGCGGTCTTCTCGGATCCCGAGCTGGGCCGGACGCTCGAGGACTCCTTCCGGAACGATCTGGACGGCTGCCTCGAGGTCACGCTCGAGCTCTGGAAGGCGCGCCCGCGCTGGCGGCGGCTGATGGAGTGGTTCTTCGGCCGCTTCGACCGTTGGCTGTGATCGCGCCACCGCGTGCGCAGATTGGCGGCATGGCCACGCGCAAGAAGCCCGCGAAGCGCAAGTGGAGCCAGCACGTCACCGAGACCAGCGACGCGATGACGCTGGAGAGGGGCGTGTTCACCCTCCGCAGTCCGCGCGCCATCGCGCTGTCGGTCAAGCGCAGCGCGGAGCAGAGCAACCGGCGCAAGGCGCCGCCGTTCCGCTCGGCGATGTCCATGCTGACCTTCTACGAGAACCGCGGCGGCAAGAACCTCTCGGCCGCCCAGCGCAAGAAGCTCGACGTCGCCAAGCACGAGCTGCGCAAGCTCTATCACCGCGCTTGATCAGTCCCACCCGCTGCGGCGGTCGGCCTTCTTGGCCGAGTGCTTGCGCTTGGTCTCCACGCGCCGGCGCTGGCTGCCGCGGGTGGGCTTGGTGTCGTGCCGCGGCTTCTGCACCACCATCGCCGCGCGCAGCCGGTCTTTCAGCTTCTCCATGGCGTCGGCGCGGTTCATGGCCTGCGAGCGCTCTTTGACGCTGGTGACCACGAAGCCGCTCGGCCGGTGCGTCAGCCGCACGCCGGTCTCGCGCTTGTTGCGGTTCTGGCCGCCGGGACCGGAGCCGATGAAGAACTGGATGTCGACGTCGCGGGCGAGGGCTTCGTCGGAGAGGTCGTAGCGCGCCGTCATCAGACCTTGGGCCGGTGGATCCACTTCGCGTCGGCCGGCAGCGCGTCGACGGAGCTCACGCGGATGATGCTCCGCCCGAACCGGCGCTGCAGCCAGGGCCAGAGGTGCTCGCTCACGTAGGGCTCCACGTTGGTGCCCTGCTCGGTGTAGGCCACGGCGTCGGTGTTGCCGAACTCGCCGGCGTTGGCCGCCTCGCGGAACGGGGCCATCACGTCGCCGGGGCGCTCCCAGCCCATCTCCACCTTGAGAAATCGCATGTACAGCTCCCCGCCGCGGGATCCACGCGGATCACCGCCTGCTCGATTAAGCCCTCGGCCCGAAGCGCGCAAGTGCCAGGAGGTCAGGTGTCGGCGGCGGAACGGAGGCTGCGGGCGGCGAGCGTCGTTGACAAGCGGCGGCCCGGGCTCCTAGGTTTCGCGCCTTGGTGCGCGGGCGTAGCTCAGCTGGCAGAGCATGAGCTTCCCAAGCTCAGGGTCGCCGGTTCGATCCCGGTCGCCCGCTCCAAAACCGAAGGGCCGTGGCCGCGAGGCTGCGGCCTTTCGACTTTTCGGCCAAGCGTGCGGCAAGCCGAACGCCTCCTGCGGTGTTGAGCAGCCAGGCAGGCTGGCCGCTCTCGCGCGATCGCGCTAGGGTGCGCCCTTTCGCAGCAGCGAGGACGCGCATGAATTGGTTTCAGCGCCTGAAGCAGCACCCCGCGGGCTTCAAGTACGTCTTCTTCGGTGAGCTCGCCGAGCGCTCGTCCTTCTACGGCATGCGCACCATTCTCGCGCTGTACATGACGCAGATCCTTGGCTTCAAGGAGAACAACGCCTCGCTGATCATGACCTGGTTCATCGCGTGCTGTTACCTCACGCCGATGCTGGGCGGCCTGATCGCGGACCGTTGGCTGGGCCGGTACAAGACCATCCTCTACTTCAGCGGCCCGTACATTTTGGGCCACCTCATCCTCGGCGGCTGGGAGAGCCCGTATGCGCTCTTCAGCGCGCTGGCGTTGCTCGCGCTCGGCTCCGGATCCATCAAGCCCAACACCAGCACCCTCATGGGCGCGATGTACGAGGAGCAGAAGAAGGACGCGCTTCTCAACGAGGCCTTCAGCTACTACTACGCGGCCATCAACATCGGCTCGGCCATCTCCACCTTCGGACTCCCGTGGGTGCGCGGTGCGGTCAAGACGTACAGCATGGCCCACGGCGTGCCGGAGCACGAGGCGCTGAGCCGCGGCTTCGCGGTGGCGCTGATCGTCCCCGCAGCGCTGATGGCGCTGGCGTTCGTGTTCTTCGCCATCGGCAAGAAGCACTACCCCAAGGACAACCCGGCCGAGGCGCCGGCCAAGACGCCCGAGCAGCGCGCCAGCGAGCGTGCCACGCTGGGCCGCATCGCGGGCGTGTTCGGCCTGCTCATCATCTGGTGGCTGGTCTACGACCAGAGCGCCTCGACGTGGATCTACTTCGCCAACAACCACATGGACCTGCGCCTGTGGGGCAACACGTTCATCACCGCCGACGCCGTCCAGGGCGTGAACCCGCTGATGATCGTTTTCCTCACGCCGTTCTTCAATTGGATGTGGAACGCGGCGAAGGCGCGCCGCGGCGGCGTGGACGTGCCCGACACGCAGAAGATGTTCATCGGCTTCATCATCGTGACGGTGTGCATGGCCATCATGGCTGTCTCGGCCTATGCGGTGGGCGACCACAAGATCAGCGTGTGGTGGCTCATCCTGGCGACGCTGGTCGTCACCATGAGCGAGCTGTGCGTGAGCGTGGTGGGCCTGGAGTTCGCGTTCAAGGTGGCGGCGCCGGGCACCAAGAGCTTCGTCACGGCGTGCTTCTTCCTCACCATCTTCATCGGCGACTTCATCGGCGGCCTGATGGACCAGGCGCTCTGGGGCAAGATCTCCGACGGCAACTTCTTCCTCATCCAGGCCGTGGCGTCGGGCGTAATCACCGCGGCGTTCTGGGTGGTGGCGAAGAACTTCGAGCGCAACCAGGCCGCGGTGCAGGCGAGCCTCGCGCCGCCGCGGCAGCAGGTCGCGTCGACGTGATCCGCTGGCTGCCGCTCGCGCTGCTCTTCGCGCCGGCGCTGGCGCACGCCGAGGACTTCGGCCCGTGGAGCACCGCCGCCGCGCCCGCGGTGATGGAGCGCTACACCGGGCCGATGCCGCTCCAGATGCCCGCGCGGCCGAGCACGCTCGCGTCGAGCAGCTTCTACGTGCCCTTCAAGTTCTACCAATTGGTGCTCTCGCCCATTGACGGCCCGCGCTGCGCGCACCGGCCCACGTGCTCGCTGTATGCGCTGCAGGCCGTCCGCAAGCACCCGCTGATGGGCGCGTTCTTCGCGATCGACCGGCTCTGGCGCGGGCCGGAGAGCTCGTCCATCCGCACGCTGCCGGTGATCACCGACGCCGAGGGCGCGTTCCACTTCGCGGATCCGCTCGAGGCGAGCGACTTCTGGCTCCCATGATCGGCGCCCTTCTGGCCATCTCGCTGACCGCCGGCCAGCCCGCGGTCGCGGATCCGAATGGATCCGATCGCGCGCACACTGAGGTGTTGCCGTACGCGTACGCGCTGATGGGTGAGGGCGACTACTACCGCGCGATCGGCGAGCTGAAGCGCTTCGCGTTCCTGGCGCCCAACACGCCGGAGACGTTTCCGGCCCTGCTCTCGATCGGGCGCGCGTACGAGCTCGGCGGCAAGGCGAGCGACGGCGCGGCGTGGTTGACGCGGCTGCGCCCGCTCGCGCCGACGGCACCGCTGCGCGCGAGCCTCGAGGTCGAGCTTGGCTACGCGCGCTTCCTGAGCGGCGACGCGGGCGGCGCGATGGAGGTGCTCCAAAACGTCTTGCTCACGTCGAACATGGCGCAGTCGCTGCCCGCGGTGCAGCGGGCGCGCGCCCAGTACCTGCTCGCGTGGAGCTACCTCTTCATCGGCCAGAGCGAGCCCGCGGCGAACGCGTTCCACGATGTGCCGCTCGCCGAGGCGCCCGCGCTGGAGCAGGCCGCGCGCGACTACGCGACGCTGCCCCACAAGAGCCCGCTCCTCGCCGGTGCGCTTTCGGCGCTCGTGCCGGGCCTCGGACATCTCTACCTGGGGCTGCCGGGAATCGCGCTCGCGGCGTTCGCGTGGAATGCGCTGTTCATCTTCGCGACCTACGACGCCATGCACCATCACCTCTGGGGCGTCGGCTCCGTGCTCGCGGGGCTGGAGCTGCTCTGGTACGGCGGTGCGGTGGTGGGCGCGGTGAGCGGCGCGGAGAAGTACAACCGCGACGCGCAGGTGAATTATCTCGACGCGCTCCGCGGCAAGTACGACGTGGCGCCCGTGAGCTGGCCGCCAAGCCCGATCCACTGATCAGAGCTTGAGATCCCCGCCGTCGTCGTCGGACCCGAGCTTGTCGCGCAGCGTCTTCGTCTCCTGCTGCGCCTTCTTCGTCGCTTCCAGATCGCGCACCAACGAGAGCTGCAGCACGTCGCCCTCGCGCGCGCCCGCGGGCAGGTACGCGCGCGGGAGCTTCACCTCGCGCTTGCCGTCGAGGAGCACGGCGACGTCGCCTTCGATCCTGTCGAGGAAGAGCTGGGCCATGGCGGGCACCTACGGGTTGCAATCCTTGGCGGGCTCGCGGCCCGAGGCCAGCGCCTGCTTGCGCGTGGCGAAGTTGACCTTGTTCTCGGCCTTGATGTGCTCGGCACCGCCGCAGCTCGCCTTGTGGAAGACCTTCGAGTTCTTGCTCGCCACGAAGCCGCCGTCGACGCTGGCCACGACCTTGTCGCCGCCGTGCTTCTTCACCTCGATGACCTTGCCCTTTGGCTGGTGCGGCTTCTTGGGCTCCACCGGCGC encodes:
- a CDS encoding DUF3006 domain-containing protein; this encodes MAQLFLDRIEGDVAVLLDGKREVKLPRAYLPAGAREGDVLQLSLVRDLEATKKAQQETKTLRDKLGSDDDGGDLKL
- a CDS encoding tetratricopeptide repeat protein — protein: MIGALLAISLTAGQPAVADPNGSDRAHTEVLPYAYALMGEGDYYRAIGELKRFAFLAPNTPETFPALLSIGRAYELGGKASDGAAWLTRLRPLAPTAPLRASLEVELGYARFLSGDAGGAMEVLQNVLLTSNMAQSLPAVQRARAQYLLAWSYLFIGQSEPAANAFHDVPLAEAPALEQAARDYATLPHKSPLLAGALSALVPGLGHLYLGLPGIALAAFAWNALFIFATYDAMHHHLWGVGSVLAGLELLWYGGAVVGAVSGAEKYNRDAQVNYLDALRGKYDVAPVSWPPSPIH
- a CDS encoding MFS transporter encodes the protein MNWFQRLKQHPAGFKYVFFGELAERSSFYGMRTILALYMTQILGFKENNASLIMTWFIACCYLTPMLGGLIADRWLGRYKTILYFSGPYILGHLILGGWESPYALFSALALLALGSGSIKPNTSTLMGAMYEEQKKDALLNEAFSYYYAAINIGSAISTFGLPWVRGAVKTYSMAHGVPEHEALSRGFAVALIVPAALMALAFVFFAIGKKHYPKDNPAEAPAKTPEQRASERATLGRIAGVFGLLIIWWLVYDQSASTWIYFANNHMDLRLWGNTFITADAVQGVNPLMIVFLTPFFNWMWNAAKARRGGVDVPDTQKMFIGFIIVTVCMAIMAVSAYAVGDHKISVWWLILATLVVTMSELCVSVVGLEFAFKVAAPGTKSFVTACFFLTIFIGDFIGGLMDQALWGKISDGNFFLIQAVASGVITAAFWVVAKNFERNQAAVQASLAPPRQQVAST
- a CDS encoding DUF3175 domain-containing protein codes for the protein MATRKKPAKRKWSQHVTETSDAMTLERGVFTLRSPRAIALSVKRSAEQSNRRKAPPFRSAMSMLTFYENRGGKNLSAAQRKKLDVAKHELRKLYHRA
- a CDS encoding membrane protein insertion efficiency factor YidD is translated as MIRWLPLALLFAPALAHAEDFGPWSTAAAPAVMERYTGPMPLQMPARPSTLASSSFYVPFKFYQLVLSPIDGPRCAHRPTCSLYALQAVRKHPLMGAFFAIDRLWRGPESSSIRTLPVITDAEGAFHFADPLEASDFWLP
- a CDS encoding peptide chain release factor-like protein, producing the protein MTARYDLSDEALARDVDIQFFIGSGPGGQNRNKRETGVRLTHRPSGFVVTSVKERSQAMNRADAMEKLKDRLRAAMVVQKPRHDTKPTRGSQRRRVETKRKHSAKKADRRSGWD